CTGGGGGTCTCCGGCCGCGATGCGGGTGGTGTCGCGCAGGCCGCCTCCGGCGTAGTTACGCCAATCCGGGTTTTTGGTGCCCAGCGTGTCACAGAGGACCGAGGCGAGAATGTGCGGCAGGTGGCTGATGTGGGCGACGATCTCGTCGTGCGCCTCGGGGCTGGCGGTTGCGACCTCCATCCCCAGCTCACGCCAGAAGTGTACGATCTGCTCCACCGCTGGCTCGGGGGTATCCGTCAGGGGGGTGACGAAGCAGGCGCGTTTTTCGAAAAGATCTTCACGGGCGAAATCCAGCCCGGTTTTTTCTGAGCCAGCCATCGGATGAGAGCCGACAAAGGTAGCCTGCGGGGGCATGGCGGCGGTGCCATGGCGGCAGATCAGGCTTTTGGTGCTGCCGACATCGGTGACGAGCGCCCCGTCCTTGAGGCTGGGGGAGATTTCCTTGATCAGGGGGACGATGTTGACGACCGGCACCGCCAGGACGACCAGATCGGCGTCGGCCACTGATTCGGCTGCGGTGGGGTAGACGCCGTCACACCAGCTCTGTTGCTCACACTTTTGGCGGGTTTCGGGGCGGCGCGACCAGGCCAGGGCGCGCTGGCACAGCCCCCTGGCTTTAGCGGCCTGCATGAGAGAGGCGCCGAGCAGGCCCGTACCGAGTACCGTCATATTTCCGAACATCGTAGCTCTTTTTCATGCACCGGGCATGGAACAGGCGAGCCAAAATGTTTTCTTTTCCTATCTGTGGGCTCCTTGGGGTGTTTGCCTTTTGGCTGGCATTTCCATATCTGGAGCCTTTATTAAGTTTCTCTTTATGCCTCGTCATCGCAAAGAACGGAGTTTCTGGTACCGCTATCGCGTCTTGCTGCGTGTTCTGTTTATCAGCCTGATCATCGCAATCGGTCTAGGCGGCGCCTATGCGCTTTCCCTGCTTGGCCCTCAAAAGGTAGACCCTTCCTCGCTGAGCAGTCGTGTCGTCAACAAGGAGGAGGCCCTCAAGCTCCTGGAGGCCAGCCAGACGCTGGAGGCCAAGTTTGTCGAAATTTCGGCCCTGCGTGAGCCGACTGCAGAAGATATTGATGTGCTGGAACAGGCCATCGCCAAGCAGGAGGAATATCAAAAGGCTCTGGGTGGCTATAATAGTGAGGCCGGGAAGCGTCTGGAGAGTCTGCAAATCCTCTATCAGGATACCATGGCTGCCCAGGACTACCGGAAGAGCCTCTCCGCGGAGCGCCAGGGCGTGAACTACGACTCGCAGGATGACGCCGAGATGGCCTTGCGGAATTACCGGGAAGCTGCCGCGCTCCAGCGCAAGATCAATGACGACTACCCCCTGAGCAACCGCCGGGATGTGGGGCGTCTCACGCAGCTGGAGCGTAAGGTCAACGAACTGCGGGCCGAGCCCCTCTGGAATGCCTCCAATGAGGCCGAACGCCGCTCCAAGGAAGCTGCGGAAAAGGATAACTGGGCTCTGGCAAAGAAAGAACTGGCCGAGTCCATTCATTTGCAGAAGGAGCTCAACATGGAGTTTCGCGGCCTGCACTATGCAGATGTTACCCGCCTGAGCCGTCTGCAGGTGGATCTGGCCTCGATGGAGTCGAGCGATATTTATGAGCAGATTGTGGAGATGGAGACCAAAGGGCGTGAAGCACTCGAAAATAAGCAATACTCTGTCGCTGCCGAAAATCTGAATGCAGCCTCCCGCCTGCAAATCCGCCTCAATCAGGAGCATCCCCAGAGCCGCTTTGCTTCAAACAAGCGGGCGGATGAGCTTCGGGATTTGGGCACGGATGCTCTCAGCCGGGAAGTCGGTGAGGAGATCCTCGCCGATCTGGATGAGCTCGACCAGAGTCTCCGCACCCGCCAGATTTGGCAGGCCGGAGAGATCATCCCGGGCCTTTTCGATAAGGTTGAAGCCTTCCGGACTTCTTACCCGCGCAGCACGCTTTTGACCGAAGACACGGTGATCAAGCTGCGCTTCCTCAAGTTTATCAAGGATGACATCGCACTGCTCCAGGACCGTATCTATGGCCAGCTACTGCCCATCCCGGAGTCTGATGGCTGGCACATGACCCGCTACGAAGTCTCTCAGGCACTTTACCGCAGCATCATGCTGAACAACCCCAGCCGCCATGTCGGCGAGACGCTTCCGGTTGATTCGGTGAACTGGGATGAGGCCTCCGAGTTCTGCACGAAGGTTTCCTGGATCCTCGGGCTGCCCGCCCGCCTGCCGACCAAGCAGGAGTTTGATACGGCCATTGGAAGCCTCCGCTATGTGAACCTGAACGATATTTCCTGGAATGCCAGTAACTCTGGAGACGAAACCCACGAAGTCGGCACCAAGGAGCCGAACAAAGCTGGCTATTTTGACCTGCTTGGGAACGTTGAAGAGTGGCTCGTGTCCACTGATATTCTCTCAAACGATCAGGCCTATGTGGCCGGGGGCTCTGCTCAGGATACCGTAGACCAACTGGCGGATGTCCCCTTTGAACTGGATAACCCTCGTCGTCGTGACCGCATGGGCGGCTTCAGACTGACGGTGAATCTTAACCCCTCTTCTAACGATGCCAATGCAGACTCCGCCCCCGTCTCGGGAACCCAGCCCTGAGGAACAGGCACGCGCCGATCGTGCCCAGTGGATCCTCTACGGAGTGATGGCGTTATTTGTCTTTGCGCCGTTTATCGTCTGG
This genomic interval from Ruficoccus sp. ZRK36 contains the following:
- a CDS encoding prephenate dehydrogenase/arogenate dehydrogenase family protein, with translation MFGNMTVLGTGLLGASLMQAAKARGLCQRALAWSRRPETRQKCEQQSWCDGVYPTAAESVADADLVVLAVPVVNIVPLIKEISPSLKDGALVTDVGSTKSLICRHGTAAMPPQATFVGSHPMAGSEKTGLDFAREDLFEKRACFVTPLTDTPEPAVEQIVHFWRELGMEVATASPEAHDEIVAHISHLPHILASVLCDTLGTKNPDWRNYAGGGLRDTTRIAAGDPQLWKAIILENREEILRAMQGFEEHWQAMRAAIANNDPFAIANLLEKGKTYRDAVRND
- a CDS encoding SUMF1/EgtB/PvdO family nonheme iron enzyme, with protein sequence MPRHRKERSFWYRYRVLLRVLFISLIIAIGLGGAYALSLLGPQKVDPSSLSSRVVNKEEALKLLEASQTLEAKFVEISALREPTAEDIDVLEQAIAKQEEYQKALGGYNSEAGKRLESLQILYQDTMAAQDYRKSLSAERQGVNYDSQDDAEMALRNYREAAALQRKINDDYPLSNRRDVGRLTQLERKVNELRAEPLWNASNEAERRSKEAAEKDNWALAKKELAESIHLQKELNMEFRGLHYADVTRLSRLQVDLASMESSDIYEQIVEMETKGREALENKQYSVAAENLNAASRLQIRLNQEHPQSRFASNKRADELRDLGTDALSREVGEEILADLDELDQSLRTRQIWQAGEIIPGLFDKVEAFRTSYPRSTLLTEDTVIKLRFLKFIKDDIALLQDRIYGQLLPIPESDGWHMTRYEVSQALYRSIMLNNPSRHVGETLPVDSVNWDEASEFCTKVSWILGLPARLPTKQEFDTAIGSLRYVNLNDISWNASNSGDETHEVGTKEPNKAGYFDLLGNVEEWLVSTDILSNDQAYVAGGSAQDTVDQLADVPFELDNPRRRDRMGGFRLTVNLNPSSNDANADSAPVSGTQP